The nucleotide window CTGAACAGTGCTTCCTGCTTTCATTTTACTGCTCAGATTGTTTATGTTTCTTAGAAGGGTAGCCTGAGCTCTCTGGGCAATTAAAAGTTTTTCTTCACTTTCGCTGCACTGACATTCCGGAAGCATCTGATTTATTCCCTCTGCAATTTCATTCATCATGATGTACTGCATTCCGTAGTCAAACTTTTTCTTGCCGCAGATTATTTCCCATAGTTCATTTGGTATTTCAATTTTTGCAGTATTGATTATTCTGTTTGCCAGACTTACATTTGAAATGATTCTGCTGTAACGGTGGGTGTGAATCTGTGAAACAATTATGGAATATACAGACGGTATTGCCATGATAAAGACAAGTACCAGATAAGAGAGCTGGAGCGTGCGTTTTAAAATCCGTTTTTTCAATTAGTAGCCTCTCGGTGTATACTTTGAAAAATCATCATCTTCAGTAAAGACGGTTTCTTCAATATATGTTGTCCGGGGAATTTTTTTCTGTTCTGCAATCTGCTTTACAAGTTCCATGAGAATCGGTCCAAGATTTGGATTGCATTCCACTACACAGTTCAGCCGGCCTTCTTTAAGTGCGTCTATGCTTTTCTGTTCTGCATCGACAGAAATGATGACGGTACTTTCTGTATTTATTCCGTAAGCACCTATGGTTTCTAAAAGCCCCAGCGTCATTGAATCGTTATGGGAATAAATTGCATCAATTTTTTTATTGTTGTAATACAGTCCGTCAGTGCGGAACTGTCCGTTAAGAACTGAAGTTCTGATGAGGTTTTCTGTAATCTCTGCTCCCCTGGAACGTAAAAAATCTCCGTCAATTGTTGCAGTTATTTTAAATTCCGGATTGTTTTTCATTACATTGCGGAAACCTTCAGCTCTTTCTATTACTACTGAAGAGTGATGGGTTCCTGAAAGTTCCAGAATGTTGATTTCTTTTTTAGGAGTTATTTTTGAACCTGTCCGTCCTGAATTGTCATAATGAGGTTTTGAGAATTTTCTGCATAGAAATTCTGCGGCTTTTTTTCCTTCCTCGATTCCATTTTCTCCGATAAAACCTGCGTAGAGTGAAGGATCTGATTTTATCTGCCGGTCTACAAGTATTACGGGAATGCCTGCATCTTTTGCTTCCTGCAGGACATTGTCCCATCCGTCTTCTATTATTGGAACAAAAGCAATAACGTCTACCTGACATACGATAAAGGAGCGTATGGCTTTTAACTGATTTTCCTGTTTCTGCTGAGCATCTTTAAAGATAATCTGTATTCCGTTTTTTTCTGCTGCTTCAAAAATTGATTCTGTATTTCTGCTTCTCCAGGCACTTTCTGAACCTATCTGTGAAAATCCAAGAATGAGTTTTTCATTTTTTGAGCTTTCTTTTGATTTTAATGAAAAGGTTTTCTTAAGGAAGAAAAGTCTTGAAGCTGCCAGAAGAACTGCTGCAGTGATGAAAATAATGATGATTTTTTTAGGAATACGTTTCATGATTAAGTAATATTTTACAATTAAAAATTGATGTTTTTCAATGATAGTTTTATTAAATAATAAGGGGATGACCAATAAGTTTAAAAAGTGTCATTTTCGGGCTGTCAACAACTTTTTATAAGTGTCATTTTCGGGCGCGACCCGAAAATCACCCTGCATGAGATTGCCGCATCAAGTGCGGCAATGACAGGGTGTCGAGTGCGGCAATGACAGGGTGTCGAGCACGGCAATGACAGGGTGGCGAGCACGACAATGACTCATACTTTTTGGACATCCCCTTTTATCTTATAATTCCTGGAAAAGATGAAGCACTTTGTCAGGACATGCTTTTATACATTCTCCGCAGCTGGTACATTTTGCATAATCAACTGCCGGTATTCCTGAAGAAAGATCAATGCACTGTTCCGGACATTTTCTTGCACACATTCCGCATTTGAAACATCCGCTGGTACAGTCTTTTCTGATCTGAGGTTTGTTGTCAGACTTGCAGGAACACATGGCAATGCTTCCTTTTGTATCTGCATTCATAAGAATGAACAGATGCTTAGGGCAGGTTTTAACACATTTACCGCAGCCTGTACATTTACTTCTGTCAACAACAGGAAGTCCTTCAGGACCCATGGAAAGAGCACCAAACTGGCAGGCTTCCACACAGTCTCCAAGACCGATGCAGCCGAAAGCACATTTTTTTGTTCCGTGAGCAGAAAGTTCTGCGGCCTTACAGGTCTGGACTCCTTCATAAATGCATTTGTCCAGGGCACATTCCTTTGTTCCGTGACAGGCAAGGAAAGCAACCTTAGGATTAAGAGAACCGCCTTCAACTCCCATGATTTTTGAAAGCGCTGCAGCACAGGCAGCTCCACCGGCTACACAGCCTGTAACCGGTGCTTCTCCTTTTGCAACTGCAGCAGCAAATGCATCACATCCGGCATATCCGCAGCCTCCGCAGTTTCCTCCGGAAAGCTGAGCACGTATTTCTTCAATTTTAGGATCTACTTTAACTGCGAAGATTTTTTTGAAAAGTCCAAGCAGCATGCCTAAGATAAACCCAATGAATAATGCAACTAAAATTGTATAGATGATTGTATTCATTTTAACCTCGAAACTCCTGACTATTTTATCAATCCCTTGAATCCAAGGAATGCCAGAGAAAGAAGACCGGCTGCAATGTAAAGGATTGGAGTTCCCTTAAAGCTTGCAGGAATTCTTGCAGTTTTAATACGGCTTCTTACTCCGCTCATGATTACCATACTCAGAAGGAATCCTGCTGCAGCACCCAAAGCATAAATGATGCTCTGTCCGTAATTGTAGTTTTTTCCGATGCAGTTGATTGTAACTCCAAGTACGGCACAGTTGGTTGTAATGAGGGCAAGATAAACTCCCATGGAACTGTAAAGTCCAGGTGCTGACTTCTTAAGATAGAATTCTACAAGCTGAACAAGGGAGGCAATTACAAGAATGAAAAACAGTGTCTGAAGAAATTCCAGCCCCAGGGGAATCATTACGAATTTATACAGAGGCCACGTAACTGCCGTTGCAAGAATGATTACGAAAGTCGTTGCAAGACCCATGCCTGTTGCTTTTCCAGTTTCAGAAGTCATTCCGATAAAAGGACAGATTGCAAGATACTGAATGAAAACAACATTATCTACAATTGCTGATTTTATAAAAAGCTGAATCATATCGCTCATTTAGAAGCCCCCTTTGCAGCCCTGTGGTTTTTTAATCCCTGAACAAGTGCTCCTAAAAATCCGAAGGCAAGAAAGCCGCCCGGTGCACTGTTGAAAATTCCAAAGCGGAAATTTTCCGGTATGAGGGTAACCATGTACGGTGTTCCGGAAAGAAGCGTTCCTCCGCCCAGAAGTTCCCTGAGGAAAGAGATGATGAGAAGAACGAAGGTGTAACCCAGACCCATTCCAAGGGCATCAAGAATAGAATCACCTGTTGAATTTTTTGAAGCAAAAGATTCAACACGTCCCATAATGATGCAGTTTACGACTATGAGCGGAAGGAAAACTCCCAGTGCGTCATAGAGACTTTCCATATATGCATTAAGCACGAGCTGAACTATTGTAGTAAAGGCTGCAATGATGATGATGAAAACAGGAAGTCTTATTGAAGACGGAATGTTTTTTCTCAGAATGCTTATTACGATTTCACTCATAAGGAGTACGAACAGCATTCCCATTCCCATTCCAAGTCCGTTGAAAATACTTGTGGTTACGCCAAGAGAAGAGCAAAGTCCTATGTTAAGGACGAGAAGCGGATTTTCTTTTACAAATCCGTTGGTAAGTATCTGTATTTTTCTGTTCATTTTGCAAACTCCTTGAGAAGACATGCACTTCCTTCTGACAGAAGTGTACCGATTCCGGCACTTGTAATTGTTGCACCGCTTATAGCTTCAAAAGTTTCGTTGACGGTAAAGCCGTCATTTACATTCATGCCTTCAAACTGTCCGTAAAAAGTGAGACCGCTTTTACTCAGTGTATAAGTCGGATCATTTGCTTTAAGACCGAATCCCGGAGAATCCGTAAGCTTCAGGAATTTAATTCCCTGTATCGTTCCGTCTTTTCTTATTCCTGCAAAAATTGTTGCAGTGTCATAGGTTGGTCCTGAAACCTGAACTGCACCGCCCTCGATTACTCCGTCTTTTTTTGCCAGGTAAACGCTTTCGATTTTAATAGTTCCCCGGGCAGACTGCTCGAAATCCTTTACTTCCTCAAAGACATATCCGTCATCAGGAAAGAATTCCTTCATTGCCGAATTAATTTTTTCAATCTGATTCTGCTTGATTTTTGGTGCGGTAAAATTATTGACCAGTGCAAGAACAAAGCAGGAAACTGATGCGTATACAGCAAGAATGAGTCCGAGCTTTACCATAGAAAAAATACCGTTTTTTTCTTTCATTTTACTTCTTCCTCCCTTGCACTTGTAAGATCAAAAGTCTGTACGATTTTTTTTGGTTCAGGAAGCCTGTGGCCTTTTTTTCCGTAGCCGTACATTCTTTGTGTCAGGTTATTGAGGAACGGTGCTACTGCATTCATGATGAGTATGCTGAACATTACTCCTTCCGGATATCCTCCGAAGTTTCTTATGAGGAAGGTTATTAGTCCGCATCCGAAACCGAATACGAGACGTCCCGGTTTTGTAACTGGTGTCGTTGCATAGTCTGTTACCATGAAGACTGCACCGAAAACAAGACCTCCGGTAAGAAGGGCAGTGAGGGTATCTTTTGCTCCTGCCATGAAACTTGCGGCTGAGGCTGAAGAATAAATGAAGGTTGAAAGGGCTGCAGTAGCAATCATTGCAAGAGGAGCCCTCCAGTCGATTATTCGTGTAATCAGAAGAAAGAGGAAGGATGCAAGTAAAAGCATTACAGAGGTTTCTCCGATACAGCCGGCTTTTGTTCCGATAAAGAAATCAAGCCAGTCGCTTTTTGAAGGAACAAGGGCTCCTGACTTTATCTGTGAAAGAACTGTTGCGGAAGATACTGCATCTGCATTTGTTGCAGAAGTTACGGCATCAACTCCCTTTGGCAGAGTCCATGAAGAGCCGATTGCAGCAGGAAAGCTTATAAATAAAAACGCCCTTCCTGTAAGAGCAGGGTTAAATACGTTGCTTCCGATTCCGCCGAACAGACCTTTTGCTATTACGACTGCAACCAGGTCTCCGCATAAAACCATCCATAAAGGGGTGGAAGGAGGAAGGACAAGGGCAAGAAGTACTCCTGATACCGCAGCAGAAAGGTTTGAAACAACAACCTTCTGTTTTGTAAGAATCTGGAACAGGGCTTCAAAAACAATACAGCCTGCTGCAGATACAAGAACTACGGCAAGGGCGTGAAGTCCGAACAGATATGTTCCGTATGCAACCTCCGGGAGCATTGCTATAAGAACACAAAGCATTATTTTCTGTGTTGAAGAGCCCAGCGTAAAATGAGGGCTGGATGAAATATGAATCTGACTCATTATTTTCTCCGGATTATTTTTTTACCATTTGTGAACGAACGATTGCTTTTCCGAGTCTGAATCTCTGGACAAGACGAATGTTTGCAGGACATACAAATGCACAGCAGCCGCATTCAATACAGTCCATGAGGCCGAATCGTTTTGCTTTGTCTATGTTGCCGGCATCAAGTTCCCGGACAATAAGAACCGGACTTAAGTGCATTGCACATGTTGAGACACATCTTCCGCAGCTTATGCACTGGTTTTCGTTTGTAAGGAATGTTTCTTTTTCCGTAAGGAAAGTAACGCCGCTGGTTCCTTTTGCTACAGGAAAATCCATACTGCTCATGGCAAAGCCCATCATCGGTCCGCCGGAAATTATTTTTACGCAGTCTTCGCTTACATTGTCAGCAGCAATCTCGCTTACAAGCGTTCCAATTGGTACCCGTACATTGCACGGAGTTTTTACTGCTCCTCCTGAAATCGTAAGGGCTCTTTCTATAAGCGGCATGCCCAGTCTGAAGGCATCGCTGATGGCACATACGGTTCCTACGTTTGAAATTATGCAGCCCGCATCTGCAGGAAGCTTTCCGCTTGGAATTTCAACTCCGAGACAGGATTCTACGATAAATTTTTCAGACCCCTGGGGATACTTTGTTTTTACGATGCAGATGTTTATATCATCTCCGTATCCTTTTGCTTCTATTTCTTTTTCAAGAAGGGGCTTTATGTAGGCTTTGTTGTCTTCAAGGGCAATGATTCCTGCTGCTCCCGTAAGACGAAGTATTATTGCAAGTCCGTCTATTACTTTTTCCGGAGTTTCCTGAAGAGTGCGTTCATCGCAGGTAAGGTATGGTTCGCATTCAGCTGCATTTACAAGAACATAAAGAATTTCCTTGTCAGCAGGAGGATTGAGTTTTATATGTGCAGGAAAACTTGCACCTCCCATTCCGACTATTCCTGCGTTTCTGATGCGTTCAAGTGCCTTTTCCGGTTCGCAGGTAAAAGGATCAAGGGGTTCCATGAAGCTGGTTCTGTTTTCTTCATCTGCTTCAATGATGATGCATGGAACCTGCATGTTGCCTGTTACAAGACAGTTCTGGATTTTCTTGACTTTTCCCGATACAGAGGAATGAACCGGACAGTTCATAGGCCTGTCGCCGTCTGCAATAATCTGTCCCCTGCTTACTGAATCTCCCGGTTTTACAAGAGGGGTATTTGGAGCTCCTCCCATTGTTACCGGTATTGTGACTGTTTTGCTGGAAGGAAAAAACGGTGTGATTGCACATCTGTTTGAAAGTTCCTTCATTTCCTGCGGATGTATTCCGCCTTTAAATGTGTGCATTTTCATAACTTTTCTATTATACATCCTTATAAATTTTTTTTCATTATAAACCTTGCTTTATTTAAGGTTAGCTAAAGCTAATTTGTTTAAGAGTAAACTTGCGTGAACTTGCCTTAACTTGACGTATTTTGTAAAAAAACTGACTTTTGGGTTTACAATGTCAAATCTTTGGTTATATTTAAAGGTATGAAAGTTGAAGTAAAAGAACTTAAGGTTTTATTGGATTATGTAGAAAACAAAATCGCAAGGCTTGAAACTTCCGGCAGTGCATCTTCTGCGGAACTTTTTGATTTGAATATTGTAGATTCTAATCTTACTTTACTTTTATCTACAATTGAGGATAAGACGGAATATGATTTGACTGACAGGCATCCTCATATAAAGAAAGCCCTGATGGAGTATCGTGATAATTTTTCTACAAAAAATGATGATACTCATCTTCTTGAGCAGATTTCTTCTTCCTGCAGAAATGCAATAAACGGTTTAAGAAAAATACAGAAGGCAGCAGCTGATACAAGCAATCCTTTTCTTGAACGGAATGTGGGTATCCGTCTTGAGTTTGCAGAAGTCCTTATAAATGAAATTGCTTCCATAAATGAACTGTCCCATAAAGAAATGCAGCAGTGGCTTCTTCAGAATGTTGATGTTGACGGAAAAATCGGAGCAAGAATTTTAGGAAGTAAAACCAGTCTCAGTAAAGCTGCCGCTGCCAGAGAAAACGGAAAAAAAGGCGGACGTCCGCCTGCAGCTGAAAAAACTTCAGCAAAGAAAGGCAGTCCTAAAAAAGCAGAAAGTAAAAAAGCAGAGTCTAAAAAGACTACGGCAAAAAAATCGGAAACAAAAAAGCCGGCTTCTAAAAAGACGGTTTCCAGAAAAACTTCAGCTGAAAAGCCTGCCGTAAAAAAGTCTTCCTCAAAAAAATCAAAATAAAAAAAAACAGGGCCGTTCGTTTTTGAACAGCCCTTTGTTCTGTATGTACGGATTTAATTCCGTCAGTACCAGATTGCAGCCTGATCTTCCCAGTCTATAAGCTCTTCCGGCTTAAAGAAAAGGTTGATTTCGCGTACTGCACTTTCATCACTGTCACTTGCGTGAATGACATTGTTTGATGTATGAACGCAGAAGTCTCCGCGTATTGTTCCCGGCTGTGCGTCAGACGGTTTTGTTGAACCGGCAAGTTTTCTGACTAAAGTAACACAGTCGTCGCCCTGCCATACCATTGCAACAACAGGTCCGCTTGTAATGTAGTCAACCAGCGGGTCATAGAAAGGCTTGCCTTTGTGTTCAGCATAATGTTCCTGTGCAAGTTCAGTGCTGATGTTCATCAGCTTTAGGCCTATAAGTTTGAGGCCTTTTTTCTCGAGGCGACTGATAACTTCGCCAACAAGCCTGCGGTTTAAGATTCCAGGCTTTAACATTGTAAAACATCTTGTACTCATAGTGGAAAAATTATGCCAAAAATCAGGTTTCTAGTCTATAAGAGTCCGGAAAATTTAGTTTTTTGCCCTGGCCCGGTATTCGCTGGAAGAGTTTTCGTAACCGGGAGTAACTCCTGTAACTTTATTTTTACCGCTTCCGCTGTCTGCCGTTATGAGCCAGCTGTTTCTGGAATTACGGATTGTAAATTCACTTTTATTTTCTTCTTCTGAAAACGCCTTTTTTATTTCTTTAAGGTTCTGTCTTGAAAAACTTCTGCCGGTTGCTGCCGTTGTTATTGCATCGGAGCAGACCGGTTCTCCTTCCCATAGTTTGCAATTGAGTATTTTCTCCGCCTCAGGTGCAAGCTTTTCTTTCCAGCCCTCAAAGGAACTTTTTGCATAATAAAGGCAGTCGTATATTTTAGAGCCGTCCCTTATCATGATAATGTCAGTATCTGCAAAAACTGTTTTTGTATTTTCTGCCCAGAAGTCTCTTGCCCTGTCGCAGGAATCAATATGGGTAGAAAGAGAAAGAGCTGTTCCTGTTTCGTTAACGGTTCCTTTTCCGTCGTCAGGACAGGAAGCTGTATTTTCCGGAGTTCTCATGTGGACTGTAATGTATTCCCCCTGAGAAACTTCTACCGGTGGAAAAACATATTTTTTTTCTTCTCCGTCGCACAGGCTGCAGATTTCAAGCCCGCTAAGGTTACCGCCTTTTAGGACGAATACTTCTGCAAATTCTGTTTTGTGAATACTGGAGCCGTTTTCTTTTACTGTGCCATAGGAATTTCGTACTTCATTTAACACAAGGACTGCCGGATTTTCATTCCAGCCTGTAAACGGAATGCTGAAAGTTACGGAGTTTCCGCTGCCGTCGGCAGCACTTCCTTCCATAACGTATGCGCAGCCGGTTTTTGTTTTTTCAGAAAATCTGATTCTGATGCAGTTTCCTTCTGTTTTTGTAAATTCTGATGCTGATATTTTTTCTTCAGGATTGTGTTTTCTGAAAATGTCAGCGTTTATTTGTGATATTTCTTTTGAGAAGGAAATTTCTGCTGATTCAGTGCCTGTCAGGGTGAATGAAGAAATCTGCGGTGTAGAAAAATCTCCTTCAAGAAAAGTAAGTCCTTCTGTTACGGAATGACATCCGGAAGGCGTAATAACCATAAGGACTGAAGATACTATGGCTGCAGAGGGCAGCAGGGTTTTGAATACTGATTGCGTGAATTTTTTCATGATTACTCCCAATGATGAAATATAGTCTGAAAGCTTTCATATATATAAATTTCATCGTTTTTTCAAAATCCACACAAAACAGAGAAAAAAGTTTTAAAAAGAAAAAGACCGCCCTGAACTGCTGTAGTGTTCCTGAATCTGAACTTTATCTGTTCTGGTTCAGGAGGAGCGTCAGAAACGGTCCCTGATGTTTTTTTAAGCTGTTAATTTATCAGTTCTTTCCTGTAAACCTGAGGGTTTCTACCATGTAACGGATGGAAGTACCCTTATCATCTTCCAGGGTTTTCTGAACTACAATGACCAGACTTTCCTTGTCTTTGCTGGTAAAAATCCTGTCGATGAGATAGGAAGTAATTCCTTTTCTTTTGAGGTCCGGAGTTCCTACCTTCCATCTGTCAAGAATGCCTCCGTCTTTTGTCGTCAGTTTTACATCGATGTAATATTTAGAGCGGACGTTTTTTCCTGAACCTTCGTATTCCGGAACCAGCTGAATTCTGTAAAATCTTTCTGCTTCGCTTTCAAAGTCCCTGAATACAATTTCATCAGTAGATTTCTTGCTGTCAGTTTCTCTCAGGTACAGAAGTTCTTCCGGCTTTGAAGGATGCGCCTTATACTTTGAACGCTTCCATTCTGTACGCTCGAGAAGGGTATTGAAAGCCTGTTTTCCGGAAGCATCCTTTGCCAGTTCTTTCGGGTCTGTTTTGTAAACTTCATTCTTTACATAATCGTTTTCTGCTACATCAACTGTGTATATTTCTGCCCATCCCTGAAAGTCTTTGTCAGTCTTGCCGTACTGTCCGAAAAGGTATGTTTTTCCGTCTTGCGAAAATCCCAGGTCTTCATAAACAGCTGCATCTCCTGCGTAAAGTGATAATGAAATCAAAGCTGCTGCTGCAATCATAAAAAATCTTTTCATATCCTAGCCTCCCGAAAAGGTCTCTCCTATGGATTATCGGCATTAAAAAAAATGACTTTATGTTTTTTTCTTCGTAAGTGCGTAAGTAAATTGCATTCTTAGAGGTTGCCTAAATGTTTTTCATGATTTATCTTTATTTATATGACTCTTAATACCCGTAACAGGATACTGATTTTTATAAACTGTATCACTATTGTTTTTTTTATTCTTAACCTCATTTTTTATTTTGTCTGTGCGGCAAAAGGCCTGATCCGCTTTCCGGATTCAAAAGTGGTCCGTGACGTATATATACTTGGTCTTAACAAACTCTTTACTCCGAGTATAACTGCAGTCTGTCTTTCAATACTTATGTTTTCTTTTGCCGCTGCTCTGGAAAGCATTTTAATCCTAAGGATTTTTGAGAAAACTCAGGCTCTTGAGGTAATATTTTTTATGGTTTTTATCTGTTCCTGTTTTGCAGAACAGAGCCGCATATTGCTTGCTGCAATGCCGTCCGTTCAGGGAAACCGGCTTACATTTGAAATAGTTACGCGTCTTGTAGTTGCTTCAAGAATACTTGCTCCTTTAAGCCTGTTTTTTTCTACGGTGTTTTTTGAATGGGACCAGCGCCAGAATATTCTGCGCAATGTTCTTATAATGGTGCTTGTTTCTGCTACCCTGGGAGTTTATTATCCTCTTAATACGGAAATAAGAACCTCCATATTAACTCTTGGCTGGGGTTTTCCTTCAGTGCTTGCAACAGTGCGCATAGTTTTTGTCCTGGGAGCTGTATCTTCCCTCATATATTATTCCGTTGTAAAAGGTTCATCAGACTATATAAGAATACTTGTGGGACTTATTGTTTTAAGTTCCGGATATTTCTTTCTGTGCGGAGCAGATAATTATGTAATATTCATAGCAGGAACTGCTCTTTTTGCATTTGGCAGTTTCCGTTACATGAAGGGGCTTCATCATCTTTATAAGTGGAGATAAAAAAACTGAAAGCAGTCAGGCGATAAAAGAGAAAAGGGCTCCCAGGGTTATGGGAATTATTATGTTGTCCATGTCTTTAAGGGGCATTACTTCGATAAGCATTCCCGTTCCGGCAATGATCAGGGCTTTTCCGCTTCCTTCAATTCCGCAGTAATAACAGACTGCCGCACAGGATATAAATATTGCCGTAAAGCAGGCAAGACTTCCGGCAACTGTCTTTCCCTGGGTAAAGGGTATCGTTACTTTTCCGAAAAGCTTTCCGCATAAACTTGCAAGTCCGTCTCCGAAGGCAAGGGCCAGAATTCCCACAGTTGAACTTACAGAATCAAAAAGAAGGGCTGTCAATATAATGCCTGTACAAAGGGTAACCGGTCCTTTTACAAATTTATTTTCATCCCGTTTTCTTGCTGCTGCAGTCGTTACTTCCGTTATAAGGGGAATGGTGTAGCCTTTGAGTCTGAGAATTTCACAGACAGAGTAAAAAATTACTGCAAGTATCAGTAGAACGATGACAGGCCTGTAAGCAAGGCTGAGAAAGAATGGAACGAAGGAACTGCAAAGATGTATTGATTTACGGAATACTTCCTTTGTAATCGTGTTGATTTTCTGTCGTGAAAGAATTCCGTTTAAGCGCCGCCTGATTGTCATTTAATCTCTTTTTCCGAAGTAAGGGTTCTTGGAATCTCCGTATAAATTTCCGGTTCGTAAACTGCATAGTCATTAATAAGATATTTTATGTTCTGCTCTGCAAGATTTGAACCTTCCATTCTTATCATTGTATCAGGATTTCTTGTAAGTGAATCCCATGCCCTGAGACTTTCCTGGAAGTTTACGATAGCCTGCCCGTTAAGTTCAGAATCACCGGTCTGTGCTGCGGTTCTGGAAAGTATTACGCCAAGGTTGTTTGTAGCTTTCATGTAAGTGTCGGCAATGTCATTCTGGTCATCCCTGGTCTGCGGGAACAGTTCTCCCCATTTTGAGCGCTGGGCATTAAGTATTTTAATAAGGCGCTCGTAATATCCTTTTGCTACATAATAGTCCGTGTTCTGGGCCAGAGTATTTGCAAGGGCCAGAAGCAGGTGAGTGTCATCAGAATTGGTTTCATGACTCTTGATGAATGAACCCAGGGCTTCCGGGTATTTCTGTTTTGAGTAGTTGATGTAGCCGATCTTGTATCTTACTTCGGAAGTGTCATATTTATTTTCTACGGCATTTATATAGTTTGTAAGAGCCGTATCATATTCCTGAGCAGTAAAATAGTTGAGGTCTGCATAATCTGCATACAGGTGGCCTGTGTTTTCATCGCTTTCAAAATTACTTGAACGGTGTTCTGTTTCATAAAGGTCGATTCCTTTTGCATACTTTTCTTCTGCAATCTGGAAGTCCCTCTGACTGGTATACTGTTCTCCTAAAAGCCGGTATGTGTTTATGAATTTGTAAGTATCCCTCTTGTTGCGTCTTTTCTGTTTTTCAAAGGCATTTTCTGCATAGGTGAGTATTCCGATGGCAGCCTTTTCATTTTTAGTTTCAA belongs to Treponema rectale and includes:
- a CDS encoding DUF2259 domain-containing protein, which gives rise to MKRFFMIAAAALISLSLYAGDAAVYEDLGFSQDGKTYLFGQYGKTDKDFQGWAEIYTVDVAENDYVKNEVYKTDPKELAKDASGKQAFNTLLERTEWKRSKYKAHPSKPEELLYLRETDSKKSTDEIVFRDFESEAERFYRIQLVPEYEGSGKNVRSKYYIDVKLTTKDGGILDRWKVGTPDLKRKGITSYLIDRIFTSKDKESLVIVVQKTLEDDKGTSIRYMVETLRFTGKN
- the rsxE gene encoding electron transport complex subunit RsxE; translation: MNRKIQILTNGFVKENPLLVLNIGLCSSLGVTTSIFNGLGMGMGMLFVLLMSEIVISILRKNIPSSIRLPVFIIIIAAFTTIVQLVLNAYMESLYDALGVFLPLIVVNCIIMGRVESFASKNSTGDSILDALGMGLGYTFVLLIISFLRELLGGGTLLSGTPYMVTLIPENFRFGIFNSAPGGFLAFGFLGALVQGLKNHRAAKGASK
- the rsxC gene encoding electron transport complex subunit RsxC; its protein translation is MKMHTFKGGIHPQEMKELSNRCAITPFFPSSKTVTIPVTMGGAPNTPLVKPGDSVSRGQIIADGDRPMNCPVHSSVSGKVKKIQNCLVTGNMQVPCIIIEADEENRTSFMEPLDPFTCEPEKALERIRNAGIVGMGGASFPAHIKLNPPADKEILYVLVNAAECEPYLTCDERTLQETPEKVIDGLAIILRLTGAAGIIALEDNKAYIKPLLEKEIEAKGYGDDINICIVKTKYPQGSEKFIVESCLGVEIPSGKLPADAGCIISNVGTVCAISDAFRLGMPLIERALTISGGAVKTPCNVRVPIGTLVSEIAADNVSEDCVKIISGGPMMGFAMSSMDFPVAKGTSGVTFLTEKETFLTNENQCISCGRCVSTCAMHLSPVLIVRELDAGNIDKAKRFGLMDCIECGCCAFVCPANIRLVQRFRLGKAIVRSQMVKK
- the ndk gene encoding nucleoside-diphosphate kinase, with the translated sequence MSTRCFTMLKPGILNRRLVGEVISRLEKKGLKLIGLKLMNISTELAQEHYAEHKGKPFYDPLVDYITSGPVVAMVWQGDDCVTLVRKLAGSTKPSDAQPGTIRGDFCVHTSNNVIHASDSDESAVREINLFFKPEELIDWEDQAAIWY
- a CDS encoding RnfABCDGE type electron transport complex subunit D, giving the protein MSQIHISSSPHFTLGSSTQKIMLCVLIAMLPEVAYGTYLFGLHALAVVLVSAAGCIVFEALFQILTKQKVVVSNLSAAVSGVLLALVLPPSTPLWMVLCGDLVAVVIAKGLFGGIGSNVFNPALTGRAFLFISFPAAIGSSWTLPKGVDAVTSATNADAVSSATVLSQIKSGALVPSKSDWLDFFIGTKAGCIGETSVMLLLASFLFLLITRIIDWRAPLAMIATAALSTFIYSSASAASFMAGAKDTLTALLTGGLVFGAVFMVTDYATTPVTKPGRLVFGFGCGLITFLIRNFGGYPEGVMFSILIMNAVAPFLNNLTQRMYGYGKKGHRLPEPKKIVQTFDLTSAREEEVK
- a CDS encoding ABC transporter substrate-binding protein yields the protein MKRIPKKIIIIFITAAVLLAASRLFFLKKTFSLKSKESSKNEKLILGFSQIGSESAWRSRNTESIFEAAEKNGIQIIFKDAQQKQENQLKAIRSFIVCQVDVIAFVPIIEDGWDNVLQEAKDAGIPVILVDRQIKSDPSLYAGFIGENGIEEGKKAAEFLCRKFSKPHYDNSGRTGSKITPKKEINILELSGTHHSSVVIERAEGFRNVMKNNPEFKITATIDGDFLRSRGAEITENLIRTSVLNGQFRTDGLYYNNKKIDAIYSHNDSMTLGLLETIGAYGINTESTVIISVDAEQKSIDALKEGRLNCVVECNPNLGPILMELVKQIAEQKKIPRTTYIEETVFTEDDDFSKYTPRGY
- a CDS encoding electron transport complex protein RnfA, whose amino-acid sequence is MSDMIQLFIKSAIVDNVVFIQYLAICPFIGMTSETGKATGMGLATTFVIILATAVTWPLYKFVMIPLGLEFLQTLFFILVIASLVQLVEFYLKKSAPGLYSSMGVYLALITTNCAVLGVTINCIGKNYNYGQSIIYALGAAAGFLLSMVIMSGVRSRIKTARIPASFKGTPILYIAAGLLSLAFLGFKGLIK
- a CDS encoding RnfABCDGE type electron transport complex subunit B, with translation MNTIIYTILVALFIGFILGMLLGLFKKIFAVKVDPKIEEIRAQLSGGNCGGCGYAGCDAFAAAVAKGEAPVTGCVAGGAACAAALSKIMGVEGGSLNPKVAFLACHGTKECALDKCIYEGVQTCKAAELSAHGTKKCAFGCIGLGDCVEACQFGALSMGPEGLPVVDRSKCTGCGKCVKTCPKHLFILMNADTKGSIAMCSCKSDNKPQIRKDCTSGCFKCGMCARKCPEQCIDLSSGIPAVDYAKCTSCGECIKACPDKVLHLFQEL
- a CDS encoding FMN-binding protein → MKEKNGIFSMVKLGLILAVYASVSCFVLALVNNFTAPKIKQNQIEKINSAMKEFFPDDGYVFEEVKDFEQSARGTIKIESVYLAKKDGVIEGGAVQVSGPTYDTATIFAGIRKDGTIQGIKFLKLTDSPGFGLKANDPTYTLSKSGLTFYGQFEGMNVNDGFTVNETFEAISGATITSAGIGTLLSEGSACLLKEFAK